In Aquabacterium sp. OR-4, the DNA window AGATCCAGAGCGTGTGGATCGGTGGCCGGCGGCTGGCGCCCAGCAGCCTGGAAGCGCAGCCCTGAATCGGGCGGGCCGGCCGGCCGGGCGCAAGCGCCAGGGCCATCGCCAGGGCTGGGGCTGGGGCCGGGGCCGGGGCCGGGGCCGGTTCAGCCCGGGATCTCGGCCTCCACCAGCTGGGCCAGCAGCAGCAGCGATTCCTGCCAGCCCAGCTGGCAGGCCGCGGCCGGAATCACCGCCGGGATGCCCGCCTGCGTGGCCACCAGCTCGGTGCCGCAGAACACCGGCGTGAGCGTGACGGTGGTCACCATCTCGCCGGGCAGGTTGGCATCGTCGAACACGCTGGTGTAGCGGATGCGGCCGGGCGGCGCGAGCTCGAGGTAGGTGCCGCCAAACGAGTGCGCGCCGCCCGTGCCCAGGTTGATGAAGGACATGCGCCACTGGCCGCCCACCCGCACATCCATCTGATGCACCTGGCCCACGAAGCCATGCGGCGGCAGCCACTTGGCCATGGCCTCGGGCGTGGTGAAGGCGCGGTAGATGCGCTCGGGCGGTGCGCGCAGCACGCGGCGCAGTTCGATGGTGTGGGTCTCGGACAAGGCAGGCTCCTGCAGGTGGTTGCGTGTGACGACGAAGCAGGCGCTGCCAGATCGACACGGTGTGCCGGCTCGGCCCGGCTGGATGGGCCTGGCCCGCGGGCAGGCCGTCTGACGCTCAGGTGGCCGGGCCGGTGGGCGGCGCGGCAAAGCTCAGCTGCGCGGCGGCCACCGCGGCATTGCCGCGGCCTGGATAGCGCAGCCAGGTCATCGCGGTGTTGAGGTCGTGCACCACCGATTCGGCCTCCACGCGCTGGCCGCCATCGAGCACCAGGGTCTCGGTGCTGTGGGCATCGCTGACCAGCGTGAGGTCGTAGCCGCGCTCGAGCGCGGCATAGGCCGTGGCGCGGATGCACCAGCCGCTGGCCGCACCGGCCAGCACGATGTGCGTGGCCCCCAGCGCAGCCAGCTCGGCGACAAGCGGTGTGTCTTCAAAGGCCGAGTTGAACTGCTTGGCAATCAGGCGCTCGCTGGCCGCGGGCACCAGCTCGGGCACCCATTGCCAGGCTGGCGTGCCCGGCTGCAGCTCGTGGTTTTGGTGCTGCACCCAGATCACCGGCACGCCCTGCGCGCGTGCCTGCGCCACCGTGTGCGCCACATTGGCAATCACCCGCGGCGCCTGCCAGGCCGCGGCCATCACGCCCACCTGCACATCCACCACCAGCAGCACCGGCTGGTGCCCGTCACGAACCGTGGCCATGTCGACTCCCTGTCTGCCATCACGCAGCCGGCGAGTGTGCCAAAGGCTGGGCGACGCGCAGCCGGCTGCGTGCCCCAGTGTGGGGGGATGCGGCCTTTATTCAACCAATGGGTTGGCAGTCGGCCTCGCGCCGTCTGAATTCAACTGCATGGTTGAACAACAAGACGCCCACCTCGATGCCGTGTTCCATGCGCTGGGCGATGCCACGCGCCGCCGCATCCAAGCACATCAAGGCGCTGGAAAGTGCCGGCCTGATCTGGCGCGGGTGGGTGCGGCTGCGGGCCGAGTACGAACAACGCGTGACGGCGTGATCACTTCAGCTGATAGGTGAGTGCTTCCGCCACGCACAGGCCCAGCGCATCCATCGGCATGGCATCGGCCACATCGAGCCGCTTCGTGCGCAGTGCCAGCAGCTTGTCGCGCCCGGCGGGCGAGACGGCGCCATTGGCCGCTTAGGACTGGGCCACCGCGGGATCGTGGCATGCCAGGCGTCCTGGCCGCCGCCCGATCACTCGCGGCTGCGTGAATGCACCACCGCGTCGCGCACCGCCTTGCCGGCCTTCTTGTCGGCCGGAAAGATCACCTCGCGCTCGAGCCAGCGCACAAAGCGCAGGGTCTGCTCATCTTGCGCCTGGCGCAGCAGGCCCACCAGCGCACGGGCCTCGATGCGCTCTTCGGCGCGGCTGCGCCCCTCGCTGTGCGTGCCGCCCGGGCACAGCGCCTGCAGGCGCCTGAACTCGGGCAGCCCCGCAACGGTGCGCCGCACATCGCTCACCCGCAGCCAGCGCTCGCCGCTGGCCACCTCGACGATGTCGATCGGGTTCGTGCGGTACTGGTA includes these proteins:
- a CDS encoding SRPBCC family protein, producing MSETHTIELRRVLRAPPERIYRAFTTPEAMAKWLPPHGFVGQVHQMDVRVGGQWRMSFINLGTGGAHSFGGTYLELAPPGRIRYTSVFDDANLPGEMVTTVTLTPVFCGTELVATQAGIPAVIPAAACQLGWQESLLLLAQLVEAEIPG
- a CDS encoding isochorismatase family protein, producing the protein MATVRDGHQPVLLVVDVQVGVMAAAWQAPRVIANVAHTVAQARAQGVPVIWVQHQNHELQPGTPAWQWVPELVPAASERLIAKQFNSAFEDTPLVAELAALGATHIVLAGAASGWCIRATAYAALERGYDLTLVSDAHSTETLVLDGGQRVEAESVVHDLNTAMTWLRYPGRGNAAVAAAQLSFAAPPTGPAT
- a CDS encoding helix-turn-helix domain-containing protein — its product is MNNKTPTSMPCSMRWAMPRAAASKHIKALESAGLIWRGWVRLRAEYEQRVTA